A genome region from Chlorogloeopsis sp. ULAP01 includes the following:
- a CDS encoding tetratricopeptide repeat protein — MMRLIVILFSLLLVFGWAEAVMAQSQKPIITQEQLRKGDELTRAAFAATSKGDFATAEKYWTEIIEQFPDNPAIWSNRGNSRVSQNKLQEALTDFNKAIELAPDITDPYLNRGTALEGLGRWEEAIADYNRILELDPQDAMAYNNRGTAKVGLGRWEDAIADYKKSMELAPNLVIARGNYALVLYETGKLEPAIREMKNIVRKYPNFADTRAALTAALWVNGQKGEAESNWVAASGLDPRYKDINWVKNIRRWPPSMVTALDKFLTLK, encoded by the coding sequence ATGATGAGGTTAATAGTTATTTTGTTCAGTCTGTTGCTTGTGTTTGGGTGGGCTGAGGCTGTGATGGCACAATCCCAAAAGCCCATCATCACTCAAGAACAGTTGCGAAAAGGAGATGAGTTGACAAGAGCCGCTTTTGCAGCTACGAGTAAAGGTGATTTTGCTACAGCCGAAAAGTACTGGACAGAAATTATCGAGCAATTCCCAGACAATCCTGCAATTTGGAGTAATCGGGGAAATTCCAGGGTGAGCCAAAATAAGCTACAAGAGGCGCTGACTGATTTTAATAAAGCAATTGAACTTGCACCAGATATTACAGATCCCTATTTAAATCGTGGTACAGCCCTTGAGGGTTTGGGAAGATGGGAAGAAGCGATCGCAGATTATAATCGCATCCTCGAACTCGATCCTCAAGATGCTATGGCATACAACAATCGTGGTACTGCCAAAGTCGGTTTGGGAAGGTGGGAAGACGCCATAGCTGACTACAAAAAATCAATGGAACTAGCTCCAAATTTAGTCATTGCCCGTGGCAACTACGCTCTGGTTTTGTATGAAACTGGGAAACTTGAGCCAGCCATCCGGGAAATGAAAAATATAGTCCGCAAATATCCCAACTTTGCCGATACACGTGCTGCACTCACAGCTGCTCTTTGGGTAAACGGACAAAAAGGCGAAGCAGAAAGTAATTGGGTAGCTGCTTCTGGACTCGATCCACGTTACAAAGATATCAATTGGGTGAAAAATATTCGGCGCTGGCCTCCTAGTATGGTAACGGCTTTGGATAAATTTT
- the ruvB gene encoding Holliday junction branch migration DNA helicase RuvB: protein MAIISSKKQPSDSGGEPKQRQTQPKASIKENILQPEAAIEEQGKQEESIRPQRFADYIGQKDLKDVLEIAIKAAKSRKEVLDHLLLYGPPGLGKTTMAMILAAEMEVNCKITSAPALERPRDIVGLLVNLKPGDILFIDEIHRLSRMTEEILYPAMEDYRLDLTVGKGSSARTRSIPLSKFTLVGATTRVGALTSPLRDRFGLIQKLRFYEVEELRQIVQRSAQLLNTTVTEDGAKEIARRSRGTPRIANRLLKRVRDYAEVKSFDCICEKVAAEALQLFQVDPCGLDWTDRRMLSVIIEQFNGGPVGLETIAAATGEDTQTIEEVYEPYLMQIGYLSRTPRGRVATAAAYKHLDFKPPNEQLSFLQ, encoded by the coding sequence ATGGCAATTATCTCCTCGAAAAAACAGCCTTCCGATTCAGGTGGAGAACCAAAACAGCGTCAGACGCAACCGAAAGCATCGATAAAAGAGAATATTTTGCAACCAGAAGCGGCTATTGAAGAACAAGGTAAGCAGGAAGAAAGCATTCGACCGCAACGGTTTGCCGATTATATTGGACAGAAAGATTTAAAGGATGTACTTGAAATAGCAATTAAAGCAGCTAAGTCCAGAAAAGAAGTGCTAGATCACCTATTGTTATACGGCCCTCCTGGTTTGGGCAAAACAACGATGGCAATGATTTTAGCAGCGGAGATGGAAGTTAACTGCAAAATTACTAGCGCTCCAGCTCTAGAACGCCCTAGAGATATTGTTGGACTACTGGTGAATCTCAAACCTGGGGATATTTTGTTCATAGATGAAATTCATCGCCTCTCGCGGATGACGGAAGAGATTTTATACCCAGCAATGGAGGATTACCGCTTAGACTTGACAGTAGGTAAAGGTTCTAGCGCTCGAACTCGCAGCATTCCTCTATCAAAATTTACTTTAGTGGGAGCGACAACCCGTGTCGGTGCGCTCACTTCTCCTCTGCGTGATCGCTTTGGTTTAATTCAAAAACTCAGATTTTATGAAGTAGAAGAACTCAGGCAAATTGTCCAACGCAGCGCTCAGTTACTTAATACCACTGTTACCGAAGATGGTGCCAAAGAAATTGCTAGGCGATCGCGTGGCACACCTCGAATAGCAAATAGATTACTTAAGCGTGTACGTGATTATGCAGAAGTAAAATCATTTGATTGCATTTGTGAAAAAGTAGCAGCCGAGGCATTGCAACTATTTCAAGTCGATCCATGCGGCTTGGATTGGACGGATCGCAGAATGCTGAGTGTAATCATCGAACAATTTAATGGTGGCCCTGTAGGATTAGAAACAATTGCAGCAGCGACAGGTGAAGATACACAAACCATAGAGGAAGTATACGAACCTTACTTAATGCAGATTGGATATTTAAGCCGTACACCCCGTGGTAGAGTAGCCACAGCTGCTGCGTATAAACATTTGGATTTTAAGCCACCTAATGAGCAGCTGTCGTTTTTACAGTGA